A region of the Oncorhynchus nerka isolate Pitt River linkage group LG26, Oner_Uvic_2.0, whole genome shotgun sequence genome:
tccactgctgtcccatcgatgtggataggggggtgctccctctgctgtttcctgaagtccacaatcatctccttagttttgttgacgttgagtgtgaggttattttcctgacaccacactccgagggccctcacctcctccctgtaggccgtctcgtcgttgttggtaatcaagcctaccactgttgtgtcgtccgcaaacttgatgattgagttggaggcgtgcgtggccacgcagtcatgggtgaacagggagtacaggagagggctcagaacgcactcttgtggggccccgtgttgaggatcagcgggaggagatgttgttgcctaccctcaccacctgggggcggccccgtcaggaagtccagtacccagttgcacagggcggggtcgagacccagggtctcgagcttgatgacgagcttggagggtactatggtgttgaatgccgagctgtagtcgatgaacagcattctcacataggtattcctcttgtccaggtgggttagggcagtgtgcagtgtggttgagattgcatcgtctgtggacctatttgggcggtaagcaaattggagtgggtctagggtgtcaggtagggtggaggtgatatggtccttgactagtctctcaaagcacttcatgatgacggaagtgagtgctacgggcggtagtcgtttagctcagttaccttagctttcttgggaacaggaacaatggtggccctcttgaagcatgtgggaacagcagactggtatagggattgattgaatatgtccgtaaacacaccggccagctggtctgcgcatgctctgaggcgcggctggggatgccgtctgggcctgcagccttgcgagggttaacacgtttaaatgtcttactcacctcggctgcagtgaaggagagaccgcatgttttcgttgcaggccgtgtcagtggcactgtattgtcctcaaagcgggcaaaacagttatttagtctgcctgggagcaagacatcctggtccgtgactgggctgggtttcttcttgtagtccgtgattgactgtagaccctgccacatgcctcttgtgtctgagccattgaattgagattccactttgtctctgtactgacgcttagcttgtttaatagccttgcggagggaatagctgcattgtttatattcggacatgttaccagacaccttgccctgattaaaagcagtggttcgcgctttcagtttcacgcgaatgctgccatcaatccacggtttctggtttgggaatgtttttatcgttgctatgggaacgacatcttcgacgcacgttctaatgaactcgcacaccgaatcagcgtattcgtcaatattttcatctgacgcaatctgaaacatgtcccagtccacgtgatggaagcagtcttggagtgtggagtcagcttggtctgaccagcgttggacagacctcagcgtgggagcctcttgtttaagtttctgcctgtaggcagggatcaacaaaatggagtcgtggtcagcttttccgaaagggggcggggcagggccttatatgcgtcatgaagttagagtaacaatgatccaaggttttaccacccctggttgcgcaatcgatatgctgataaaatttaggagtcttgttttcagattagctttgttaaaatccccagctacaatgaatgcagcctccggataaatggtttccagtttgcaaagagttaaataaagttcgttcagagccatcgatgtgtctgcttgggggggggatatatacggctgtgattataatcgaagagaattctcttggaagataatgcggtctacatttgattgtgaggaattctaaatcaggtgaacagaaggatttgagttcctgtatgtttccttcatcacaccatgtctcgttagtcatgaggcatacgccccgccgctcttcttaccagaaagatgtttgtttctgtcggcgcgatgcgtggagaaacccgttggctgcaccgcatcggatagcgtcttcccagtaagccatgtttccgtgaagcagagaacattgcagtctctgatgtccctctggaatgctacccttgctcggatttcatcaaccttgttgtcaagagactggacattggcaagaagaatgctggggagtggtgcgcgatgtgcccttgtccggagtctgaccagaagaccgctacgtttccctctttttcggagtcgttttcttgggtcgctgcatgcgatccattccgttgtcctgtttgtaaggcagaacacaggatccgcgtcgcggaaaacatattcttggtcgtactgatggtgagttgacgcagatcttatattcagtagttcttctcgactgtatgtaatgaaacctaagatgacctggggtactaatgtaagaaataacacgtaaaaacacaaaaaactgcatagtttcctaggaacgcgaagcgaggcggccatttCTGTCGGCGATCATTGTCTTGGATCTCACCCTATCCACCACCTATATGTAGCATCCACCTTGGTACTTGTTGCTAATGCTTGTGTGTGTACACAGTCGGACAAGCTGAACTCTCGTATGAAGCAGTTGAAGAGGCAGCTTGAGGAGTCTGAGGAGGAGGCCCAGAGAGCCAACGCCAACCGCAGGAAACTGCAAAGGGAGCTGGAGGACGCCACTGAGTCAGCCGACGCCATGAACCGTGAGGTCAGCACCCTCAAGAGCAAGCTCAGGTACGTACACCTCATCACCCAACCGGACTAAATGCTGACGC
Encoded here:
- the LOC115110596 gene encoding myosin-9-like; this translates as MKQLKRQLEESEEEAQRANANRRKLQRELEDATESADAMNREVSTLKSKLRRGDLPFTMRRIVSRAGIESDEESEPKSETPEPKTE